In Pseudomonas deceptionensis, a single window of DNA contains:
- a CDS encoding response regulator — translation MLKNLGIKGRVLLLTLLPVSLMTSVLGGYFTWLQQSELQSQLLQRGEMIAEQLAPLVAPAMGRHDTALLARIATESLEQQDVRAVAFLNANHEPLAHAGPIMLNQAPLGSSTHLQQRTDNDATRYLLPVFGRHRNLAGDVIPNEAHRLLGWVELELSHNGMLLRSYRNLFASLLLIVTGLVLTTLLALRMSRTINAPIGHIKQAVAQLKDGHLETRLPPLGSHELDELASGINRMAETLQNAQEELQHSIDQATEDVRQNLETIEIQNLELDLARKEALEASRIKSEFLANMSHEIRTPLNGILGFTHLLQKSELTARQFDYLNTIEKSADSLLGIINEILDFSKIEAGKLVLDNIPFNLRDLLQDTLTILAPSAHDKGLELVSLVYRDTPLSLVGDPLRLKQILTNLVNNAIKFTREGTIAVRAMLEDQDENETDGSVQLRISVQDTGIGLTAQDIRALFQAFSQADNSLSRQPGGTGLGLVISKRLVEQMGGEIGVESTPGEGSVFWISVKLPKARDDVEDLPGAPLLGRRVAILEKHDLARQALHHQLEDCGLDVTPCTTLENLTNCVTGAHQTAQAIELAVLGVTANDTPPERLRQHIWDLEHMGCKVLVLCPTTEQGLFNTAVANPHSQLQAKPACTRKLRRALADLINPRQPRSEPGELLASRAPRILCVDDNPANLLLVQTLLEGMGAKVTAVDSGYAAIDAVKTEDFDLVLMDVQMPGMDGRETTEVLRQWESERHCTPLPIVALTAHAMANEKRALLQSGMDDYLTKPISERQLAQVVLKWTGLALRNQVSEGHHEPARHSTKLPVLDHEEGLRLAAGKPDLAIDMLAMLLASLEADREAIQQARNAKDNNALIERVHRMHGATRYCGVPQLRAACQRSETLLKQASPSASAALDELDLAIIRLAKEARSSA, via the coding sequence GTGCTTAAAAACCTCGGTATCAAAGGCCGCGTATTGCTGCTCACACTATTGCCCGTCAGCTTGATGACCAGCGTACTTGGCGGCTACTTCACCTGGCTGCAACAGTCCGAGCTGCAATCACAGTTGCTGCAACGCGGTGAGATGATCGCCGAGCAGCTCGCTCCTCTGGTAGCCCCCGCCATGGGCCGGCATGACACCGCACTGCTGGCACGCATCGCCACCGAATCCCTTGAACAACAGGATGTGCGGGCCGTTGCGTTCCTCAACGCCAACCATGAACCCCTCGCCCATGCCGGGCCGATCATGCTCAACCAGGCCCCTCTGGGGAGCAGCACGCACCTGCAACAACGTACCGACAACGATGCCACCCGCTATTTGCTGCCGGTGTTTGGCCGCCATCGCAACCTGGCCGGGGATGTAATCCCCAATGAAGCCCACCGCCTGCTGGGCTGGGTCGAGCTTGAGCTGTCCCACAACGGCATGCTGCTGCGCAGTTACCGCAACCTGTTTGCCAGCTTGCTGCTGATCGTCACCGGGTTGGTGCTGACCACCCTGCTGGCCCTGCGCATGAGTCGCACGATCAATGCTCCCATCGGTCATATCAAACAGGCCGTGGCGCAACTCAAGGACGGGCACCTTGAGACCCGCTTGCCGCCCTTGGGCAGCCATGAACTGGATGAGCTGGCGTCGGGCATCAACCGCATGGCCGAAACCCTGCAAAATGCTCAGGAAGAACTGCAACACAGCATCGACCAGGCCACCGAAGACGTGCGCCAAAACCTGGAAACCATTGAAATCCAGAACCTGGAGCTCGACCTGGCCCGCAAGGAGGCCCTGGAAGCCAGTCGCATCAAGTCCGAGTTCCTGGCCAACATGAGCCACGAAATCCGCACGCCGCTCAATGGCATCCTGGGGTTTACCCATCTGCTCCAGAAAAGCGAACTGACTGCGCGCCAGTTCGACTACCTCAATACCATCGAAAAATCGGCCGACAGCCTGCTCGGGATCATCAACGAGATTCTCGACTTTTCGAAAATCGAGGCCGGCAAGCTGGTGCTCGACAATATCCCGTTCAACCTGCGCGACCTGTTGCAGGACACCCTGACCATCCTCGCCCCTTCGGCGCACGACAAAGGGCTGGAGCTGGTCAGCCTGGTCTATCGCGATACCCCGCTGTCGCTGGTTGGCGATCCGCTGCGGCTCAAGCAGATCCTCACCAACCTGGTCAACAACGCCATCAAGTTCACCCGCGAAGGCACCATTGCCGTGCGGGCCATGCTTGAAGACCAGGATGAAAACGAAACCGACGGCAGCGTGCAACTGCGCATCAGCGTGCAGGACACCGGCATCGGCCTGACCGCCCAGGATATCCGGGCACTGTTCCAGGCCTTCAGCCAGGCTGACAATTCGCTGTCCCGCCAGCCCGGCGGTACCGGGCTGGGGCTGGTGATTTCCAAGCGGCTGGTCGAGCAGATGGGCGGCGAAATCGGCGTTGAAAGCACCCCGGGCGAAGGCTCTGTGTTCTGGATCAGCGTCAAACTGCCCAAGGCCCGCGATGATGTCGAGGACCTGCCCGGCGCCCCACTGCTGGGCCGCCGCGTGGCGATCCTGGAAAAACACGATCTGGCGCGCCAGGCCTTGCACCATCAGCTGGAAGACTGCGGGCTGGACGTAACGCCCTGCACCACCCTTGAGAACCTCACCAACTGCGTGACAGGCGCCCATCAGACAGCGCAGGCCATTGAGCTGGCGGTACTGGGGGTCACGGCCAATGACACCCCGCCCGAACGCCTCAGACAGCACATCTGGGACCTGGAGCACATGGGCTGCAAAGTGCTGGTGCTGTGCCCGACCACCGAACAGGGGCTGTTCAACACCGCCGTGGCCAACCCCCACAGCCAGCTTCAGGCCAAACCTGCCTGCACCCGAAAATTGCGCCGGGCCCTGGCCGACCTGATCAACCCGCGCCAGCCCCGGTCCGAACCCGGCGAGCTGCTGGCCAGCCGCGCGCCACGCATCCTGTGTGTCGATGACAACCCGGCCAACCTGCTGCTGGTGCAAACCCTGCTTGAAGGCATGGGCGCCAAAGTCACGGCCGTGGACAGCGGCTATGCCGCCATTGACGCGGTCAAGACCGAAGACTTCGATCTGGTCCTGATGGATGTACAAATGCCCGGCATGGACGGCCGCGAAACCACCGAAGTCCTGCGTCAGTGGGAAAGCGAACGTCACTGCACGCCGCTGCCGATTGTCGCGCTGACAGCCCACGCCATGGCAAACGAAAAACGCGCCCTGCTGCAAAGCGGTATGGATGACTACCTGACCAAACCGATCAGCGAACGCCAACTGGCCCAGGTGGTATTGAAGTGGACGGGGCTGGCCTTGCGCAATCAGGTCAGCGAAGGCCACCACGAACCTGCCCGCCACAGCACCAAACTGCCCGTACTCGATCACGAAGAAGGCCTGCGCCTGGCGGCCGGCAAGCCGGACCTGGCCATCGACATGCTCGCCATGCTGCTGGCCTCCCTGGAGGCTGACCGCGAAGCCATCCAGCAGGCCCGCAACGCCAAGGACAACAATGCGTTGATCGAACGGGTCCATCGCATGCACGGCGCCACGCGTTACTGCGGCGTCCCGCAGTTGCGCGCCGCCTGCCAGCGCAGCGAGACACTGCTCAAACAAGCCAGCCCCAGCGCCAGCGCCGCCCTCGACGAACTGGACCTGGCCATCATCCGCCTGGCCAAAGAGGCACGCAGTAGCGCATAA
- a CDS encoding response regulator transcription factor, with amino-acid sequence MNPVPVSPSRLLTIEDDPVLGAYLHEQLERCGFDVIWCQNGPEGLALARQEHFDVVLMDILLPGMNGLQVLTQLRQTHALPVILMSALGAEADRISGFQLGADDYLPKPFSMAELRVRIQAILRRVALDRMPDARVPQDQPPVGTGLFFDEDTCDVRHDQLWAGLTRSEYRLLDTLQRSADEVLSKAFLYQQVLQRGYAAHDRSLDMHISQIRRKLKTIGYHQREVRTVWGKGYVLSASDAL; translated from the coding sequence ATGAATCCCGTACCTGTTAGCCCGTCGCGCCTTTTGACCATCGAAGACGACCCCGTCCTGGGTGCCTACCTGCACGAGCAGTTGGAGCGGTGCGGGTTTGACGTAATTTGGTGCCAGAACGGCCCGGAAGGTCTGGCCCTTGCCCGGCAAGAGCACTTTGACGTAGTGCTGATGGATATTCTGCTGCCCGGCATGAACGGCCTGCAGGTGTTGACGCAATTGCGCCAGACCCATGCCTTGCCGGTGATCCTGATGTCTGCGCTGGGTGCCGAGGCCGACCGTATCAGTGGGTTTCAGCTGGGCGCGGATGATTACCTGCCCAAGCCGTTCAGCATGGCCGAGCTGCGAGTGCGCATCCAGGCCATCTTGCGTCGCGTGGCCCTGGATCGCATGCCCGACGCCCGGGTGCCGCAGGATCAGCCGCCGGTCGGTACCGGGCTGTTTTTCGACGAAGACACCTGCGATGTGCGTCATGACCAGCTTTGGGCCGGGTTGACCCGCAGCGAGTATCGCCTGCTCGATACCCTGCAGCGCAGTGCCGACGAAGTGCTCAGCAAGGCTTTCCTCTATCAGCAGGTGCTGCAGCGCGGCTATGCGGCCCACGACCGCAGCCTGGACATGCACATCAGCCAGATCCGGCGAAAACTCAAAACCATCGGCTACCACCAGCGCGAAGTGCGCACGGTGTGGGGCAAGGGTTATGTCCTGAGTGCCAGCGATGCCTTGTAA
- a CDS encoding sensor histidine kinase — protein sequence MPCKVPGKNSVFWKLACLLVVFCLLMIWLSWSWGRYMDKRTGFLSEQAHATLVRYAGEAERAWETGQQAGVDQWLQAMGHREPGWVGVIGQDLQSLSSYPLSDRESERLTFLRGLDWPISHIKTARPWLKVPFPRDPSAGSLVIELPQRFMPGRSQIIWRIVTNGVIPGLLTLLLCVGLYRVLIVPLNHLREQANAWRADQLGARLSSQTTGRQDELGELARAFDQMSERLQSTVSQQQQLLRDLSHELRTPLSRLRVACDSEQDLEALRERLSREVDGMQRLVEDTLQLAWLDAERGQLPVEDIQVQALWEMLTENARFESGWPQSRLPCLVDEHCWVRGHLNSLAQALENILRNAIRHSPPDGVVSLSGQREGDEWHLWLDDQGGGVAPEELERIFAPFTRLDGSRPGDGGFGLGLSIARNALRLQGGSLWAENHGGGLRVHVRLPAK from the coding sequence ATGCCTTGTAAGGTGCCCGGCAAAAACTCGGTGTTCTGGAAGCTGGCGTGCCTGCTGGTGGTCTTCTGTTTGCTGATGATCTGGCTCAGCTGGTCCTGGGGCCGTTACATGGACAAGCGCACCGGCTTTTTGTCGGAGCAGGCCCATGCCACGCTGGTGCGCTATGCCGGTGAGGCCGAGCGCGCCTGGGAGACCGGCCAGCAAGCGGGTGTCGATCAGTGGTTGCAGGCGATGGGGCACAGGGAGCCCGGCTGGGTCGGGGTCATTGGCCAGGATTTGCAGTCGCTGAGCAGTTACCCGCTGAGCGATCGTGAAAGTGAGCGATTGACCTTTTTACGCGGTCTGGACTGGCCCATCAGCCATATCAAGACGGCGCGCCCATGGCTCAAGGTGCCATTCCCCAGGGACCCGTCGGCGGGCAGCCTGGTGATCGAGTTGCCGCAGCGTTTCATGCCGGGGCGCTCGCAGATCATCTGGCGGATTGTCACTAACGGTGTGATTCCCGGGTTGCTGACGCTGCTCTTGTGCGTGGGCCTGTACCGCGTGCTGATCGTGCCGCTGAACCATTTGCGCGAACAGGCCAACGCGTGGCGGGCCGATCAATTGGGGGCCAGGCTGTCGAGCCAGACCACCGGGCGTCAGGACGAGCTGGGTGAACTGGCGCGGGCGTTCGATCAAATGTCCGAGCGCCTGCAAAGCACGGTCTCGCAACAGCAGCAGTTGCTCCGTGACTTGTCCCATGAACTGCGTACGCCCTTGAGCCGCTTGCGGGTGGCCTGTGACAGCGAACAGGATCTCGAAGCGCTGCGCGAGCGCTTGAGCCGTGAAGTTGACGGCATGCAACGGCTGGTCGAAGACACCCTGCAACTGGCCTGGCTGGATGCCGAGCGCGGGCAGTTGCCCGTGGAAGACATTCAGGTTCAGGCGTTGTGGGAGATGCTCACCGAAAACGCCCGCTTTGAAAGCGGCTGGCCGCAATCGCGGTTGCCCTGCCTGGTGGATGAGCATTGCTGGGTGCGCGGGCACCTCAATAGCCTGGCCCAGGCGCTGGAGAACATCCTGCGTAATGCCATCCGCCATTCGCCGCCCGATGGCGTTGTCAGCCTGAGCGGGCAGCGTGAAGGCGACGAATGGCATCTATGGCTCGACGACCAGGGTGGGGGTGTGGCGCCTGAAGAGCTTGAACGGATTTTCGCGCCTTTTACCCGGCTGGACGGTTCAAGGCCAGGCGACGGGGGCTTCGGTCTGGGGCTGAGCATTGCGCGAAATGCGCTGCGGCTGCAGGGCGGTAGTTTATGGGCTGAGAATCATGGGGGCGGGTTGCGGGTACATGTTCGTTTGCCAGCCAAATAG
- the cysM gene encoding cysteine synthase CysM, whose product MTLQYPTIADCVGNTPLVRLQRLAGDTTNTLLLKLEGNNPAGSVKDRPALSMIARAEGRGQIQAGDTLIEATSGNTGIALAMAAAIKGYKMILIMPDNSSAERKAAMTAYGAELILVSQEEGMEGARDLADKMQAQGLGKVLDQFANGDNPQAHYTGTGPEIWRQTNGTITHFISSMGTTGTIMGVSRYLKEQNPGVQIVGLQPMEGSAIPGIRRWPQEYLPKIYQADRVDRIVDMAQREAEDVTRRLAREEGIFCGVSSGGAVAAMLRLSQEVENAVMVAIICDRGDRYLSTGIYDEPN is encoded by the coding sequence ATGACATTGCAGTACCCAACTATCGCCGATTGCGTCGGCAACACTCCGCTGGTGCGCTTGCAGCGCCTGGCCGGAGACACCACCAACACCTTGTTGCTCAAGCTCGAAGGGAACAACCCTGCAGGCTCGGTCAAGGACCGTCCGGCCCTGTCGATGATTGCACGCGCTGAAGGGCGCGGGCAGATCCAGGCCGGCGACACCCTGATCGAAGCCACATCGGGCAATACCGGGATTGCACTGGCCATGGCTGCTGCGATCAAGGGCTACAAGATGATCCTGATCATGCCTGACAACTCCAGTGCCGAGCGCAAGGCGGCCATGACCGCGTATGGCGCCGAGCTGATCCTGGTCAGCCAGGAAGAGGGCATGGAAGGTGCCCGCGACCTGGCCGACAAGATGCAGGCTCAGGGCCTGGGCAAGGTGCTCGACCAGTTCGCCAATGGTGATAACCCCCAAGCGCACTACACCGGCACCGGCCCGGAAATCTGGCGTCAGACCAACGGTACGATCACCCACTTCATCAGTTCGATGGGCACCACCGGTACCATCATGGGCGTGTCGCGCTATCTCAAAGAGCAAAACCCGGGTGTGCAGATCGTCGGTTTGCAGCCGATGGAAGGCTCCGCCATTCCGGGCATTCGCCGCTGGCCGCAGGAATACCTGCCAAAGATTTACCAGGCTGACCGGGTTGACCGGATTGTCGACATGGCCCAGCGCGAGGCCGAAGACGTCACCCGTCGTCTGGCCCGTGAAGAAGGGATCTTCTGTGGTGTGTCTTCGGGCGGGGCGGTGGCTGCGATGCTGCGCCTGAGTCAGGAAGTTGAAAACGCGGTGATGGTCGCGATCATTTGCGACCGGGGCGATCGTTACTTGTCGACTGGCATTTACGATGAGCCTAATTGA
- the rlmD gene encoding 23S rRNA (uracil(1939)-C(5))-methyltransferase RlmD, whose translation MAKQERGLRFQPAGGTKAPQVPTGKKQRLSIERLANDGRGIAFVEGRTWFVSGALAGEEVEARVLGAHGKVVEARTERVFKASDIRREAPCAHAGKCGGCSVQHLPHEEQLALKQRMLAEQLSRVAGVEPQEWAPPLTGPEFGYRRRARIAVRWDARAKRLDVGFRAAGSQDIVAIDHCLVLVQALQPIMTGLPAMLRQLSNPKALGHVELFSGSAIAVLLRHMAPLNDADMQVLQDFCLTHNAQLWLHGEGEPQPVDLTRTLGYRLEQWGLELAYRPGDFVQVNAGVNEAMVAQAIKWLAPQADERILDLFCGLGNFALPLSRQVREVVAVEGVATMVERAAQNAVSNNLHNVALFQADLSQPLADAAWAKEGFCAVLLDPPRDGAYEVVRKLSGLGAKRLVYVSCNPATLARDTVELMKQGYRLKRAGILDMFPQTAHVEAMALFEAD comes from the coding sequence ATGGCTAAGCAAGAAAGAGGTCTGCGCTTCCAGCCTGCTGGCGGCACCAAGGCCCCGCAAGTGCCCACGGGCAAAAAACAGCGTTTGAGCATCGAGCGTCTGGCCAATGACGGCCGTGGTATCGCCTTTGTCGAAGGGCGCACCTGGTTTGTGTCAGGGGCCCTGGCCGGCGAAGAGGTTGAAGCGCGCGTGTTGGGGGCTCACGGCAAAGTCGTTGAGGCCCGTACCGAGCGTGTATTCAAAGCCAGCGACATTCGCCGCGAGGCGCCGTGCGCCCATGCGGGCAAATGTGGCGGTTGCAGCGTCCAGCATTTGCCCCATGAGGAGCAGCTTGCACTCAAACAGCGCATGCTGGCCGAGCAACTGTCCCGTGTGGCCGGTGTCGAACCCCAAGAGTGGGCGCCGCCGCTGACCGGCCCGGAATTCGGCTATCGCCGCCGGGCGCGCATTGCCGTGCGTTGGGATGCGCGGGCCAAGCGTCTGGATGTGGGGTTCCGGGCTGCCGGCAGCCAGGACATCGTGGCCATTGATCACTGTTTGGTCTTGGTACAGGCTTTGCAACCTATCATGACCGGGCTGCCCGCCATGTTGCGTCAACTGAGCAATCCGAAGGCCCTGGGCCATGTCGAGTTGTTCAGCGGTTCGGCGATTGCGGTTTTGCTGCGTCATATGGCACCGCTCAACGATGCCGACATGCAGGTTTTGCAGGATTTTTGCCTGACCCATAACGCCCAATTGTGGCTGCATGGTGAAGGAGAGCCACAGCCAGTCGATTTGACTCGGACCTTGGGCTACCGTCTGGAACAGTGGGGCCTTGAGCTGGCGTATCGCCCCGGTGATTTTGTCCAGGTCAATGCCGGCGTCAACGAAGCCATGGTCGCTCAGGCAATAAAGTGGCTTGCTCCACAAGCTGACGAACGGATTCTTGACTTGTTCTGTGGGCTGGGTAACTTCGCTTTACCGCTGTCGCGTCAGGTGCGCGAGGTGGTGGCAGTTGAAGGTGTTGCGACCATGGTCGAACGCGCGGCGCAAAACGCGGTCAGTAACAACCTGCATAATGTAGCGTTGTTTCAGGCTGACTTGTCGCAGCCGCTGGCGGATGCAGCCTGGGCCAAAGAGGGTTTTTGTGCCGTACTGCTCGACCCGCCCCGCGACGGCGCCTATGAAGTAGTACGCAAGCTGTCTGGCCTGGGTGCCAAACGGTTGGTGTATGTGTCGTGCAACCCGGCCACGCTGGCGCGCGACACGGTTGAATTGATGAAACAGGGTTATCGGTTAAAACGTGCCGGAATCCTCGATATGTTTCCGCAAACAGCGCATGTCGAGGCGATGGCGTTATTTGAAGCAGACTAG
- the relA gene encoding GTP diphosphokinase: MVQVRAHQPINTDGSLNLEAWLDHAVSVDVALDREALKEACEFAREVEQQANAAKNLWAEGTSSFRTGLEIAEILADLKLDQDSLVAAILYRCVREGQVLLPAVSQRFGPVVAKLIDGVLRMAAISDSLSPRQSMVLGTQGQVENLRKMLVAMVDDVRVALIKLAERTCAIRAVKNAPDEKRNRVAREVFDIYAPLAHRLGIGHIKWELEDLSFRYLEPEQYKQIATLLHERRLDRERFISDVMNQLRTELVATGVDADISGRAKHIYSIWRKMQRKGLAFSQIYDVRAVRVLVPEMRDCYTALGIVHTLWRHIPKEFDDYIANPKENGYRSLHTAVIGPEGKVLEVQIRTHAMHEEAELGVCAHWRYKGTDVKAGSNQYEEKISWLRQVLEWHEELGDIGGLADQLRVDIEPDRVYIFTPDGHAIDLPKGATPLDFAYRVHTEIGHNCRGAKINGRIVPLNYSLQTGEQVEIITSKHGTPSRDWLNPNLGYITTSRARAKIVHWFKLQARDQNVAAGKTMLERELGRLGLPAVDYEKLADKANMRTAEDMYAALGAGDLRLAQLINLAQQQVEPERGSEQMELIPRKATGYKPGKRGDIQIEGVGNLLTQMAGCCQPLPGDAIVGYITQGRGVSIHRQDCASVLQLGSREPERMIQVNWGPIPVSTYPVDIEIRAYDRSGLLRDVSQVLLNERINVLAVNTRSNKENNTALMTLTIEIPGLDALGRLLGRISQLPNIIETRRIGRSEPR; encoded by the coding sequence ATGGTACAGGTCAGAGCACACCAGCCGATCAACACCGACGGCAGTCTCAACCTCGAGGCATGGCTCGATCATGCGGTGAGTGTCGATGTGGCGCTGGACCGTGAAGCCTTGAAAGAAGCGTGTGAGTTTGCGCGCGAGGTCGAGCAGCAAGCCAATGCGGCGAAAAACCTGTGGGCCGAGGGCACATCCAGCTTTCGCACCGGGTTGGAAATCGCCGAGATACTGGCCGATCTGAAACTGGATCAAGATTCTCTGGTTGCCGCGATTCTTTATCGTTGCGTGCGCGAAGGGCAGGTGTTGTTGCCTGCTGTCAGCCAGCGCTTTGGCCCGGTGGTGGCCAAGCTGATTGATGGCGTGCTGCGCATGGCTGCCATCAGTGACAGCCTCAGCCCTCGCCAATCCATGGTGTTGGGCACCCAGGGCCAGGTCGAAAACCTGCGCAAGATGCTGGTCGCCATGGTTGATGACGTGCGTGTTGCACTCATCAAGCTGGCCGAACGTACCTGCGCCATTCGCGCCGTCAAGAATGCCCCGGACGAGAAGCGCAACCGCGTCGCCCGTGAGGTGTTCGATATTTATGCGCCATTGGCGCACCGCCTGGGCATCGGCCATATCAAATGGGAGCTGGAGGACTTGTCCTTCCGCTACCTGGAGCCCGAGCAGTACAAACAGATTGCCACCTTGCTGCACGAGCGCCGCCTCGATCGCGAGCGCTTTATCAGTGATGTGATGAACCAGTTGCGTACCGAGCTGGTGGCCACCGGTGTTGACGCTGATATCAGCGGCCGTGCCAAGCACATCTATTCCATCTGGCGCAAAATGCAGCGCAAGGGCCTGGCTTTCAGCCAGATCTATGACGTGCGTGCGGTGCGGGTGCTGGTGCCGGAAATGCGCGATTGCTACACCGCGCTGGGCATCGTCCACACCCTGTGGCGCCACATTCCCAAAGAATTCGACGACTACATCGCCAACCCCAAGGAGAACGGCTACCGCTCGCTGCACACCGCCGTGATCGGGCCTGAAGGCAAGGTGCTTGAGGTGCAGATTCGCACCCACGCCATGCACGAAGAGGCCGAGCTGGGGGTTTGTGCGCACTGGCGCTACAAGGGCACCGACGTCAAGGCCGGTTCCAATCAGTACGAAGAGAAAATCTCGTGGCTGCGCCAAGTGCTGGAATGGCACGAAGAGCTGGGCGACATTGGTGGCCTGGCCGATCAGCTGCGGGTCGATATCGAGCCGGACCGGGTCTACATATTTACCCCGGACGGTCATGCAATCGACCTGCCCAAGGGCGCAACACCGCTGGACTTTGCGTATCGGGTACACACCGAAATCGGCCATAACTGCCGCGGCGCCAAGATCAACGGGCGCATCGTGCCGCTCAACTACAGCCTGCAAACCGGTGAACAGGTCGAAATCATCACCAGCAAGCACGGCACGCCGAGCCGCGACTGGTTGAACCCGAACCTGGGTTACATCACCACGTCGCGGGCACGGGCCAAGATCGTTCACTGGTTCAAGTTGCAGGCGCGTGATCAGAACGTCGCGGCCGGTAAAACCATGCTCGAGCGCGAGCTGGGGCGTTTGGGCCTGCCAGCGGTGGACTACGAGAAGCTCGCCGACAAAGCCAACATGAGAACCGCCGAGGACATGTATGCGGCGCTCGGTGCGGGTGATTTGCGCCTGGCGCAACTGATCAACCTGGCGCAGCAACAGGTCGAGCCGGAGCGCGGCAGCGAGCAGATGGAGCTGATTCCGCGCAAGGCCACGGGCTACAAGCCGGGCAAGCGCGGAGATATCCAGATCGAAGGCGTCGGCAACCTGCTGACCCAGATGGCCGGGTGCTGCCAGCCGCTGCCGGGGGATGCGATTGTCGGTTACATCACCCAGGGCCGTGGCGTGAGCATTCACCGTCAGGACTGCGCCTCGGTGCTGCAACTGGGCAGCCGTGAGCCGGAGCGGATGATCCAGGTCAACTGGGGTCCGATCCCGGTGTCAACCTATCCGGTCGACATCGAGATCCGCGCCTACGACCGTTCGGGATTGCTGCGTGATGTGTCTCAGGTGCTGCTCAACGAGCGGATCAACGTACTGGCGGTCAATACCCGCTCGAACAAGGAAAACAACACCGCGTTGATGACCTTGACCATCGAGATCCCGGGTCTGGATGCGCTGGGGCGTTTGCTGGGGCGTATCTCGCAACTGCCGAACATCATCGAAACCCGCCGGATCGGGCGCAGCGAGCCGCGCTAG
- the mazG gene encoding nucleoside triphosphate pyrophosphohydrolase, with translation MYNLDDLLHLMARLRDPQYGCPWDIKQTWATIVPYTLEEAYEVADAIEQGDFEHLQGELGDLLFQVVYYSQLAREEGRFEFAGVIDSITRKLIRRHPHVFPTGDLYAPLDVPRLSEEQVKQRWDEIKAQERAEKSVAPEQLSLLDDVPVALPALSRAAKLQKRAAQVGFDWPAALPVLDKVREELDEVLEAMADNDSAAIHDEIGDLLFSVVNLARHLKVDPETALRGANAKFDRRFRFIEQALRDTLRPIEDCTLEDLDALWGEAKRQEKNLPSCG, from the coding sequence ATGTACAACCTCGACGACCTGCTACACCTCATGGCCCGCCTGCGTGACCCGCAGTACGGCTGTCCGTGGGATATCAAGCAAACCTGGGCCACCATCGTGCCTTACACCCTTGAGGAAGCTTACGAAGTCGCTGATGCCATTGAGCAAGGCGACTTTGAGCACCTGCAAGGCGAGCTGGGCGATTTGTTGTTTCAGGTGGTGTATTACAGCCAGCTTGCCCGCGAAGAAGGTCGGTTTGAGTTTGCCGGGGTGATCGACAGCATCACCCGCAAGCTGATCCGCCGACATCCCCATGTATTCCCCACCGGCGATCTGTATGCGCCGCTGGATGTGCCACGCCTGAGCGAAGAGCAGGTCAAGCAGCGCTGGGATGAAATCAAGGCGCAGGAGCGCGCAGAAAAGTCCGTTGCTCCCGAGCAGCTCTCCTTGCTGGATGACGTGCCGGTTGCGCTGCCGGCCCTGTCCCGTGCTGCCAAATTGCAAAAGCGTGCTGCCCAGGTTGGCTTTGACTGGCCGGCCGCGTTGCCGGTGCTGGACAAGGTTCGCGAAGAGCTGGATGAAGTGCTTGAGGCCATGGCTGATAACGATTCGGCCGCTATCCATGACGAGATCGGTGACCTGCTGTTTTCGGTGGTCAACCTGGCCCGCCACCTAAAAGTGGACCCGGAAACCGCCTTGCGCGGGGCCAATGCAAAATTTGATCGACGTTTCCGGTTTATCGAGCAGGCATTGCGCGATACCCTGCGTCCCATTGAAGACTGCACCCTTGAAGACCTGGATGCCCTGTGGGGCGAAGCCAAGCGCCAGGAAAAGAATTTGCCCAGCTGCGGCTGA
- a CDS encoding DUF2058 domain-containing protein, translated as MSISLRDQLLKAGLVNEKQAKQAGKEKQKQQRLAHKGQIELDDTQQRLAAEAKAEKVKRDQELNRQQQEKVEQKARAAQIKQLIEVSRLPKLNTEDYYNFVDDKKVKRLSVNTLMRNKLANGSLAIVQHQGGYEVIPREAALKIQERDPRRIVQLNILVESKTPEEDDPYAAYQIPDDLMW; from the coding sequence ATGAGCATTTCCCTACGCGACCAGTTGCTCAAAGCCGGACTGGTCAACGAGAAGCAGGCCAAGCAGGCCGGCAAAGAAAAGCAAAAGCAGCAGCGTCTGGCCCACAAAGGCCAGATCGAGCTGGACGACACCCAGCAGCGTCTGGCCGCCGAAGCCAAGGCCGAGAAGGTCAAGCGCGATCAGGAGCTGAACCGTCAGCAACAAGAGAAGGTCGAGCAAAAGGCCCGCGCCGCGCAGATCAAGCAGTTGATCGAAGTCTCGCGTCTGCCCAAGCTCAACACCGAGGACTATTACAACTTTGTGGACGACAAGAAGGTCAAGCGCCTGTCGGTCAACACGTTGATGCGCAACAAGCTGGCCAATGGCTCGCTGGCGATCGTGCAGCACCAGGGCGGTTACGAAGTGATCCCGCGTGAGGCTGCGCTGAAAATTCAGGAGCGCGACCCGCGCCGGATTGTTCAGCTCAACATTCTGGTGGAGTCAAAAACGCCGGAAGAAGACGATCCGTACGCGGCCTATCAGATCCCTGATGATCTGATGTGGTAA